Sequence from the Saccharopolyspora pogona genome:
TTCTGCAGCGGTCCGAGCGGGAATAGCATGGTTTCCTGGGCCCGGTAGGGAGAGGCCATGGTCACAGCAGCGAAGAGAAGCGCCATTGAGGAAGGGGCGGGGCACGGTCGCCCAGAGCTGGCCGATCAGATCGCCGCAGCCGTTCTGCTTCCGGTGGATGTCGCCCGGCGCGTACTCCCCGAAAACGGGCTGCCCGTCTACCTCGGCATCGGCGCCCTGGTGCTGGTGGATCTCATCGAATGGCCGGTCGCCGTAGCCGCGGGCCTCGGGTATTACGTGCTCAAGCGCTGGCGCCCGCAATCAGCGGCAACAGGCCGCTGATTGCGTTCCGGCGGCTCTACGTCCAGCCGAGGTGTTGAACCTGCGCGGCGCACGGGGCGACTTGTTCGTCACAGCTCGGATCTGATCGTGTCCTCCGACTCACCATTCCGTGAACGCGTAGCGTCATCAAACCTGATCGGCGAGAGGATTCTGCGTGCCTCCGGTGGACACATGTGGGTGGCCGCAGAACCTCTCGGCACGCACCGAGGCGATCAAGGCGGAATGACCGTAAGTGGATCTTGTCGAAGAAGGTTGCGTGCGGCGCGGGTTGCACTAGGGTCAACACCACTCGAAATCGTGGATCATCCACTTCGGACACGGTTTCGGCTTTGTGTCGCCGAACGCAATCGAATGCATCTGCGCTGAATTGTTCGACAGCGCGTTCCCGGTGCCGGCGATCCCGGTGGAGCGATCGTGGTTTGCGGGCCGAGTGGCAGGTGTCGGCACGTGTGTGAGGAGAGCGGGAACGTGGTGCTTCGGCGGATGCAGCAGAGGTATGCGGCTTCGAACGCGGGGCGGGGACACGACCGCACGCAGTGCCCGATTCGTGGAGGGCCGAGACGTGGGAGCGCGAGCAGCGCCACGCGCGGGGCTACTACGAGGGATGGGGCGATGACTCGTGCGTGCAATGTCCGCCGGATTGGTGACGCTGTGATGACCGCAGCACAGCACACGCGACGGAACGGAGTGCATTCGTGCCCATGAACTCCGACTCCGTCGATCCCGTCCGCTCCCCGAGTCGTGAGTCCGATCCGGCAGCGCGGCGGACAAAAGCCGAATCGCGGTGGGCTGATGCGTACCTCGGTGGGCATGCGAAACGGGAATTGGAACAACCACTCGGCACTCTGGCGGACCAGATCGCGGTGCGCGTGTGCCGGAGCCTGGGCATGTGAATCCGTGAGAAAGGTCCGTTGAGTGGATCTATCCACGCTGCTTCGAGGGTTCCGGCGAGCGGGCCGAAGCGGGTGGTGCATGAATAGCAAGCCGGACATCGGTGGTGAGGACGGGCGATGAAAACGGGTGAGGTCAGTGCGCTCGATTGGGCGTTCTTGTGTCTGGAGCGGGACGCGGCACCGATGCACCTCGGCGCGGTCGCAGTGTTCGCACCGCGACGTCCAGTGCATCCGGGGCGAGTAGCGGGCGTGCTCGCAGGGCGAGCGGCGCAGATTCCGCGGTTGAACCTGCGGGTCCGCAGCTCATGGTTTCCACCCGGTCACGCGCACTGGGAAGAGCCTTCCGATTTCCACACCCGGGACCACGTCCACACCCACCACCTGCCCTCACCGGGCGGTCGTGAAGAACTCGCTGTGCTCGTCGCAGAGCTCAACGCCCTACCGCTGGATCTGAGCCGACCGCTGTGGGAACTGCACGTGATCACCGGCCTGGACGGTGACCGGGTCGCGGTTCTGGTGAAGCTGCACCACGCCCTGGCCGACGGCTGCGGAGCGGTCGAAGCCGGACTCGGACTGCTAGACGGCTTCACCCCCGACCCACCACCGCAGCAGACCACGCCGCCCGCGGATCCCTTGCTCAACGCTGCCTGGCGTGCAGTGACAAGGCTCTCCCGACCGCACCGGCTGCTCGGCGACGCACTGTCCGCCGCCGGTGATCTCCCGGCAACCGTGGAGCAGACGGTCGGGATCGCCTCCGCCGTGGTGCGCAACATGCGACTACCCGCGCCGGATTCCCCGCTGCACGCTCGTGCGTCAGCCGCACGGCGCGTGGCGCTAATCCCCATCGAACGACGGGACATGCGCCGGATCCGCACCCGCCACGGCGGCACGACCAACGACATCGCACTCACGGTCCTGACCGGAGCACTCCGTCGGTGGCTGGCCACCCGCGGGCACCCCCTCGACGGGCTCACCGTCCGGGCCCTGGTCCCGGTCAACCACCGATCACGAGAGAAGTCCCGACCCGACAACAACCAACTGTCGGGCTACCTGTGTGATCTGCCGGTCGGCGAGCCGGACCCCGTGACACGGCTGCGGATCGTCCGGGCCGCGATGGACCGCAACAAGAGCGCCGGTCCGCTGCACGGGCCGGGTGCATTCCCCGTGCTCGCCGGTCGAATGCCGCCCCTCGTGCACCAACTCACCAGCTCACTGGCAGGTCACAGTGCTGGTCTGCTGTTCGACACCGTGATCACCAACGTGCCGCTGCCCGGCATTCCGGTGTCGCTGGACGGTGCCCCGCTGCGTGAGCTCTATCCCCTGGCGCCGCTGGCCGCCGGTCACGCCCTGTCCATCGCCGTGACCCCGTACCGGAAATTCGTCCACATTGGAG
This genomic interval carries:
- a CDS encoding wax ester/triacylglycerol synthase family O-acyltransferase, whose product is MKTGEVSALDWAFLCLERDAAPMHLGAVAVFAPRRPVHPGRVAGVLAGRAAQIPRLNLRVRSSWFPPGHAHWEEPSDFHTRDHVHTHHLPSPGGREELAVLVAELNALPLDLSRPLWELHVITGLDGDRVAVLVKLHHALADGCGAVEAGLGLLDGFTPDPPPQQTTPPADPLLNAAWRAVTRLSRPHRLLGDALSAAGDLPATVEQTVGIASAVVRNMRLPAPDSPLHARASAARRVALIPIERRDMRRIRTRHGGTTNDIALTVLTGALRRWLATRGHPLDGLTVRALVPVNHRSREKSRPDNNQLSGYLCDLPVGEPDPVTRLRIVRAAMDRNKSAGPLHGPGAFPVLAGRMPPLVHQLTSSLAGHSAGLLFDTVITNVPLPGIPVSLDGAPLRELYPLAPLAAGHALSIAVTPYRKFVHIGVQANRCAVGDLEKLSEALPHAVAELDDLDS